From one Paenibacillus terrae HPL-003 genomic stretch:
- a CDS encoding glycosyltransferase family protein — protein MKIVLFRRNGVIAPHITDDYAFAFEQLGHEILYVRLEEGFGLSEIQNIRDFKPDMAVAYGGVGILRDGKKILLRQMGIPLVSLHYDNPFFSMDEELEAEFQEYSSYYYHFVWDKYCLQLLIERNIKNVHPIMLATNPLKFYPNPQVKAKEGEIAFVGNIVKVDNNIVEEHLEQKFVNFIINEKVKNINIPTFDLCREAFLLKEFETIRYLYEKHPYAFWTHIYAPIHIRGSAILRQHVLNSISGIDIHVYGSKEIASNHLIHHPSVPYSELSSLYQSYAINLNISSLQLETSINNRVFDVFASKSFVLSDYKDDMKLIFPNVWNEISFGSLEELVTKGDYFLTHPKERIELVEELYENVITNHTYKERAMEVIEIVTASKLNYAREKELNSYKEDKSKEVSKQCPVCSGTSFSLLYSIEGHDGFETNLHRCAECCTVFMSPQPTEGYLDWFYNNVYYSNEHRTKMGWSTDLEQITPGLLAVLEARMDLVETYVDQTKYPRGKLLDLGCSTGNFVLEAQLRYWDVKGVEISEKAAQIGRQKHGLSIITGSLDEHLFDNESFDVVTAFDVLEHIPNPHHFMENIRRVLKAGGLFIANTPNVSSTASYHSGSGWRHLDPPLHVILYDHISLRILMRLHKFKILKISGGSEYLGQMQIVAMKED, from the coding sequence ATGAAAATTGTACTTTTCAGGAGAAACGGTGTTATTGCTCCTCATATCACCGACGATTATGCTTTTGCATTTGAACAATTGGGACATGAAATACTGTATGTTAGATTAGAAGAGGGATTCGGGCTTTCAGAAATTCAAAATATAAGGGATTTTAAGCCAGATATGGCTGTTGCTTATGGGGGGGTTGGAATCCTTCGGGATGGAAAAAAAATCCTGTTGCGCCAGATGGGGATTCCCCTTGTTTCTTTGCATTATGATAATCCTTTTTTTTCAATGGATGAGGAGTTGGAAGCAGAATTCCAAGAGTATTCATCGTATTATTATCATTTTGTGTGGGACAAATATTGTTTACAGTTGCTCATCGAACGAAACATTAAGAATGTACATCCAATAATGCTTGCTACTAACCCGCTAAAGTTTTATCCTAATCCTCAAGTTAAAGCTAAAGAAGGCGAAATCGCGTTCGTTGGTAACATAGTCAAAGTTGATAATAACATTGTAGAAGAACATCTTGAACAAAAGTTCGTTAATTTCATCATTAATGAAAAAGTGAAGAATATAAATATCCCCACTTTTGATCTATGCAGGGAAGCATTTTTATTAAAAGAATTTGAAACCATTCGATATCTCTATGAAAAACATCCATATGCATTTTGGACACATATTTATGCGCCGATTCATATCCGTGGAAGTGCTATTTTACGTCAGCATGTTTTGAACAGTATTAGTGGGATTGATATTCATGTATATGGATCAAAGGAAATAGCAAGTAACCATCTTATTCATCATCCGTCAGTACCTTATAGTGAACTTAGTTCGTTATATCAAAGCTATGCAATAAACCTTAATATTTCTTCTCTCCAGCTTGAGACTTCAATCAATAATAGAGTTTTCGATGTTTTTGCTTCTAAATCCTTTGTTCTCAGTGACTATAAAGATGACATGAAGCTCATATTCCCTAATGTATGGAACGAAATCTCGTTTGGGAGTCTTGAAGAACTTGTCACTAAGGGTGATTATTTCTTAACTCATCCTAAAGAAAGAATAGAACTTGTAGAAGAGTTATATGAGAATGTTATAACCAATCATACCTATAAGGAACGGGCTATGGAAGTGATCGAGATCGTAACTGCTTCAAAATTAAATTATGCGAGAGAAAAAGAACTAAACTCCTACAAAGAAGATAAAAGTAAGGAAGTATCGAAACAATGTCCTGTTTGTAGTGGAACTAGTTTCTCACTGTTGTATTCTATTGAAGGACATGATGGTTTTGAAACCAATCTACACCGCTGTGCTGAATGCTGCACAGTATTTATGAGCCCTCAACCGACAGAGGGCTATTTAGACTGGTTTTATAATAATGTCTACTATTCAAATGAGCATCGGACAAAGATGGGTTGGTCCACAGATTTGGAGCAAATTACCCCAGGCCTATTAGCTGTATTAGAAGCTAGAATGGATTTGGTTGAGACATATGTAGATCAGACTAAGTATCCTAGAGGTAAGCTACTTGATTTGGGATGCTCGACAGGTAATTTTGTACTAGAGGCTCAACTTCGCTACTGGGATGTAAAAGGAGTGGAGATATCAGAAAAAGCAGCCCAAATAGGGAGACAAAAACATGGACTGAGCATTATAACGGGTTCATTGGATGAGCATTTATTTGATAATGAGTCGTTTGATGTTGTCACAGCTTTTGATGTATTGGAGCATATCCCTAATCCGCATCATTTCATGGAGAATATAAGACGGGTGCTAAAAGCGGGAGGATTATTTATTGCAAATACACCTAATGTCAGTTCGACAGCCAGCTATCATTCCGGAAGCGGTTGGCGACATCTGGATCCGCCATTACATGTTATTCTATATGATCATATTTCTTTGAGAATACTTATGAGATTGCATAAGTTTAAAATTCTTAAAATATCCGGTGGCTCGGAGTATTTAGGTCAGATGCAGATCGTAGCTATGAAAGAAGATTAA
- a CDS encoding DegT/DnrJ/EryC1/StrS family aminotransferase: MSSDKRIYLSSPHMGGAEQQYIAEAFETNWIAPLGKNVDLFESEVASYVGSKGAVALSSGTAAIHLALILLNVQQDDIVFCSSLTFVASANPILYQGAIPVFIDSEPDSWNMSPEALERALKTYADKGQKPKAVIVVNLYGQSADYDRLKKLCDEYEVPIIEDAAESLGATYGKQMSGVIGKFGIFSFNGNKILTTSGGGMLVSEDLILLEKARFYATQARDRAKHYQHSQIGYNYRLSNVLAGIGRGQLQVLDKRISQKREIFKNYYDALSVIDGVEFMPEATFGESTRWLTAMLIDSKKIKTTVTEIIDELEKFNIESRPVWKPLHIQPLFTEAAYFKHDIEKDVSKELFMNGICLPSDTNMIFEDQKFVIEQITKIISSRA, encoded by the coding sequence ATGTCCAGTGACAAAAGAATTTATTTATCATCACCGCATATGGGTGGGGCGGAGCAGCAGTATATTGCCGAGGCTTTTGAGACGAACTGGATTGCGCCTTTGGGTAAGAATGTTGACCTCTTCGAATCAGAAGTGGCAAGTTACGTAGGTAGCAAAGGAGCGGTAGCCCTAAGTTCTGGTACGGCAGCTATTCACTTAGCCTTAATTTTACTGAATGTTCAACAAGATGATATCGTTTTTTGTTCGTCACTCACCTTTGTTGCTAGTGCTAATCCTATACTATATCAAGGGGCTATTCCGGTCTTCATTGATTCTGAGCCCGACAGCTGGAATATGTCCCCAGAGGCATTAGAGAGAGCGCTTAAAACATATGCAGATAAAGGACAGAAGCCTAAGGCTGTCATTGTGGTTAATCTATATGGGCAAAGTGCTGATTATGATCGGCTGAAGAAGTTATGTGATGAATATGAAGTCCCTATCATAGAGGATGCCGCAGAGTCACTAGGAGCTACATATGGTAAGCAAATGAGTGGGGTAATAGGTAAATTCGGGATATTTTCCTTTAACGGTAATAAGATCCTTACAACGTCGGGTGGAGGGATGCTGGTTTCTGAAGATTTGATTCTGTTAGAGAAGGCAAGATTTTACGCCACACAAGCCAGAGACCGTGCCAAGCATTATCAGCATAGTCAGATTGGATATAACTACCGTCTGAGCAACGTCTTAGCAGGAATTGGGCGTGGGCAACTACAGGTTTTGGACAAAAGGATTTCTCAAAAGAGGGAAATATTCAAAAACTATTATGACGCTTTATCTGTTATAGATGGTGTAGAGTTTATGCCAGAAGCAACATTTGGGGAATCAACTCGATGGTTAACTGCAATGTTGATCGATTCAAAAAAAATTAAGACAACCGTTACTGAGATTATTGATGAGCTAGAAAAGTTCAACATTGAATCGCGTCCGGTATGGAAACCGCTGCATATACAGCCTTTGTTCACAGAGGCAGCTTACTTTAAACATGATATAGAAAAAGATGTGAGCAAGGAATTGTTTATGAATGGAATTTGTTTACCATCGGATACCAATATGATTTTCGAAGATCAAAAGTTTGTCATTGAACAGATAACAAAAATAATCAGTAGTAGGGCTTAA
- a CDS encoding acetyltransferase — protein MSYIVFGAGGHGKVVVDILRSCQETIAGMMDDGIQAKKWNGLPNLGGIGQLDEITLKYPEALYIVAIGNNSIRMNIVERLKQMQVQFGTAIHSSAVIGSNISIGEGTVVMPNAVINADTHIGEHVIINTAATIDHDCCVEHFAHISPGVHVAGGVTIGCRSHVGISASLIPGVSIGKDTIIGAASCVIRDLPDHVVAVGCPARVIKNL, from the coding sequence TTGAGCTACATCGTTTTCGGAGCAGGCGGGCATGGCAAGGTAGTTGTAGATATTTTACGTTCCTGTCAAGAAACAATTGCTGGTATGATGGATGATGGAATTCAGGCCAAGAAATGGAATGGCTTACCGAACTTAGGTGGTATCGGCCAATTGGACGAGATCACACTTAAGTACCCGGAAGCTTTATACATTGTAGCAATCGGGAACAATTCCATTCGAATGAATATTGTGGAGCGTTTAAAACAGATGCAGGTTCAATTTGGTACTGCTATCCATTCCAGTGCTGTCATTGGCTCCAATATCTCCATAGGTGAAGGAACGGTAGTGATGCCTAACGCAGTTATTAATGCAGATACCCATATCGGAGAGCATGTCATTATTAACACGGCAGCTACCATAGACCATGATTGCTGTGTCGAACACTTTGCACATATCTCACCAGGGGTGCATGTGGCTGGAGGGGTTACTATCGGTTGCCGGAGTCATGTAGGTATAAGTGCGAGCCTTATTCCGGGCGTGAGTATAGGGAAAGACACAATAATAGGAGCGGCTTCGTGCGTAATCCGTGATCTACCGGATCATGTTGTTGCCGTAGGGTGTCCAGCGAGAGTTATCAAAAACTTATAG
- the neuC gene encoding UDP-N-acetylglucosamine 2-epimerase, whose protein sequence is MKKVLVITGTRADYGIYYSILRAIEDEHALELHLLVTGMHLSPQYGYTLDAIQKDGFRVSAKVDCLLQGATHANMSRSIGIAIMGMTQSIEALEPDFVVVLGDRGEMLAAAIVSSHMNIPLVHLHGGEVSGTIDESVRHAISKLAHIHFVATNGSRERLIRLGEEPWRIHVVGAPRIETMMNTSLPELERTKRKYDLNIANDYVLFAYHPVTTEEADMSMLGKMLEVLLAGKNEVICVMPNSDAGADAIVDVYNRFAAREGMHIVTSFEQLDYLTMLKNAKILIGNSSSGIIEAASFHVPVINIGTRQTGRERSTNTIDIAQNEKELSIALEHALSALFQQTVANSSNVYSKKGTSARIVDVLKSTVKTDELIQKTITY, encoded by the coding sequence ATGAAAAAAGTATTGGTGATTACCGGAACACGAGCCGACTATGGCATATATTACTCGATTTTGCGGGCCATTGAGGATGAACATGCTTTGGAGCTCCACCTGTTGGTTACAGGAATGCATTTATCCCCGCAGTACGGATATACATTGGACGCTATCCAAAAGGACGGATTTCGTGTATCCGCTAAGGTAGACTGTCTGCTGCAAGGAGCTACTCATGCCAACATGTCTCGCTCTATCGGAATAGCAATCATGGGAATGACGCAATCCATAGAAGCTTTGGAGCCAGATTTTGTCGTTGTATTGGGAGATCGGGGAGAAATGCTTGCAGCCGCGATTGTGTCCTCTCACATGAACATTCCGCTTGTTCATTTACATGGTGGCGAAGTATCCGGCACGATTGATGAGTCTGTTCGGCATGCGATCAGTAAGTTGGCTCACATTCACTTCGTGGCTACAAATGGAAGCAGAGAGCGCCTAATCAGGCTTGGTGAAGAACCGTGGAGAATTCATGTAGTCGGTGCCCCGAGAATTGAAACGATGATGAATACATCCTTGCCTGAGCTAGAGAGGACGAAACGTAAATACGATCTCAATATAGCTAACGATTATGTGTTGTTTGCTTACCATCCAGTCACCACGGAAGAGGCGGATATGAGCATGCTTGGTAAGATGCTAGAAGTTCTTTTGGCTGGCAAAAATGAGGTTATTTGTGTGATGCCCAATTCGGATGCTGGAGCTGATGCTATCGTAGATGTATATAATCGTTTTGCTGCAAGAGAGGGGATGCATATTGTAACCAGCTTTGAGCAGCTTGATTATCTGACGATGTTGAAGAATGCAAAAATATTAATTGGAAATTCTTCTTCGGGGATTATTGAGGCTGCTTCCTTTCATGTTCCAGTTATTAATATCGGAACTCGGCAGACAGGCAGAGAGCGTTCCACGAATACCATAGATATTGCTCAGAATGAGAAGGAACTCTCCATTGCACTGGAACATGCGCTATCCGCTTTATTTCAACAAACGGTTGCCAATTCAAGCAATGTGTACAGTAAGAAGGGCACAAGTGCACGTATCGTTGATGTATTAAAAAGTACGGTTAAAACAGATGAGCTTATCCAAAAAACGATTACCTATTAG
- the neuB gene encoding N-acetylneuraminate synthase has protein sequence MQNFLSNKGNRSIYIIAEVGVNHNGSLELAFECIDQAILCGADAVKFQTFKSEKLVTKYAQKANYQTENTGSAESQLDMLRQLELSFDDFVLLKKYCEEKGIDFLSTPFDEESAEFLNSIDIDAFKVGSGDMNNIPFLQKLDSYGRPIILSTGMSNLDEIGESLQAFEKSEVLLLHCTSDYPAPLEDVNLLAMRTISETFEKVTGYSDHTAGIEIAVAASALGARIIEKHFTLDRTLPGPDHKASLEPANFSKMVLAIRNVEQALGDGVKRCMPSEESTRAVARKSVVMATPKKAGQLITQEDLVIKRPGTGIAPKYYADLVGKQLLKDVHEDYLLSWDDVQ, from the coding sequence ATGCAGAATTTCTTATCCAATAAGGGGAACCGCTCTATCTATATTATTGCAGAGGTAGGAGTAAATCATAACGGTTCATTGGAGCTTGCATTCGAATGTATTGACCAAGCGATCTTATGCGGTGCCGATGCGGTGAAATTCCAAACCTTTAAAAGCGAAAAACTGGTAACCAAGTACGCCCAGAAGGCTAATTACCAGACAGAAAATACCGGCTCCGCCGAGAGCCAACTGGACATGTTAAGGCAGCTTGAATTGAGCTTTGATGATTTTGTTCTTTTGAAAAAGTATTGTGAGGAAAAAGGAATAGATTTTCTCTCTACACCTTTTGATGAAGAAAGCGCTGAGTTTCTGAATTCAATTGATATCGATGCATTCAAAGTTGGATCGGGAGATATGAACAATATTCCCTTTCTTCAGAAGCTCGATAGCTATGGGCGCCCAATTATTTTATCTACCGGAATGTCCAATCTGGATGAAATTGGAGAATCATTACAAGCATTCGAAAAAAGTGAGGTGCTATTGCTGCACTGTACCTCCGATTATCCGGCACCTCTGGAAGACGTGAATTTGTTGGCCATGAGGACAATTTCTGAAACTTTTGAGAAGGTCACAGGATATTCGGATCATACGGCTGGTATTGAGATTGCTGTAGCGGCTTCTGCATTGGGAGCGAGAATTATCGAAAAGCATTTCACGCTGGATCGAACACTTCCTGGTCCTGACCATAAGGCTTCACTGGAGCCTGCTAATTTTTCAAAGATGGTTCTTGCGATTCGGAATGTGGAGCAGGCTCTGGGGGATGGAGTTAAAAGATGTATGCCCTCTGAGGAAAGTACCAGAGCAGTTGCAAGAAAAAGTGTTGTGATGGCAACACCTAAAAAGGCAGGCCAGTTGATAACTCAAGAAGACCTAGTCATCAAACGCCCAGGCACGGGAATAGCGCCTAAATATTATGCTGATTTAGTTGGCAAGCAGCTTTTAAAGGACGTACATGAAGATTACTTGTTGTCATGGGATGATGTGCAATGA
- a CDS encoding cytidylyltransferase domain-containing protein: MAIIPARGGSKGLPGKNIRLLHDKPLIQYSIEAALNSGCVDEVVVTTDSEEIARVSGQAGAAVPFIRPGELATDEAKSIDVLKHAVEFYEQTKNQFFDVIMLLQPTSPLRNAIDIKEAYTIFLSNQADSLQSVTLSGVQPYLLREMDNGQLTSYLKGEREHLRRQDLKELYALNGAIYIVKRDLLMSSGTLVGRHNCGYIMPKERSVDIDDEFDLKMAEFFWRESNHKESSQ, from the coding sequence TTGGCGATTATTCCTGCGCGTGGTGGATCAAAAGGTTTACCTGGTAAAAACATTAGATTGTTACATGATAAACCGCTGATTCAATATAGTATTGAGGCAGCGTTGAACAGTGGTTGTGTAGACGAGGTTGTAGTGACAACGGATAGTGAAGAAATTGCTCGTGTGTCAGGTCAGGCTGGCGCAGCAGTTCCGTTTATAAGGCCTGGTGAGCTGGCTACCGATGAGGCCAAAAGCATTGATGTATTGAAGCATGCTGTTGAATTCTATGAACAGACCAAGAATCAATTTTTTGATGTTATTATGCTGCTTCAGCCTACATCTCCATTGCGAAATGCCATCGATATTAAAGAAGCGTATACAATATTTTTAAGTAATCAGGCTGATTCACTGCAAAGTGTCACTTTGTCAGGAGTACAACCCTATCTACTTCGGGAGATGGATAACGGACAGCTTACGTCCTACCTGAAGGGTGAAAGAGAGCATTTGAGGAGGCAAGATCTAAAAGAGTTGTATGCTCTAAATGGAGCCATCTATATCGTAAAAAGAGATTTGTTGATGAGCAGTGGCACTCTGGTTGGACGTCATAATTGTGGCTACATTATGCCCAAAGAGCGATCTGTTGACATAGATGACGAGTTTGATTTAAAAATGGCAGAGTTTTTTTGGAGAGAATCCAACCACAAGGAATCCTCGCAGTAA
- a CDS encoding UDP-N-acetylglucosamine 4,6-dehydratase family protein, which yields MFTNKIVLVTGGTGSIGSEIVRNILSYNPKALRIFSRDESKQFDLQQELKEYTNVRYLIGDIRDKQRLSYAMEDVDYIFHAAALKHVPACEYNPMEAVKTNVIGVQNLIEAAIEHNVEKVVAISTDKVVNPTNTMGATKLLSERLISAANLYKGSKRTVFSCVRFGNVMGSRGSVIPLFRDQIAKGIPVTVTHAEMTRFMMSIPQAAQLVIDAAHYSQGGEVFVLKMPILKITDLAQCLVDSYEEAVGKPYRGEIIETGIRPGEKLYEELMSLEESERALENGQMYIIPSLFHTAEQEYAGFQKAIRQEYSSMTAPQIFPKAIRELIEQNGLGFTIGAV from the coding sequence ATGTTTACCAACAAGATTGTACTGGTTACGGGCGGCACAGGTTCGATTGGAAGCGAAATTGTACGTAATATTTTATCGTATAACCCTAAAGCCTTGCGGATTTTTAGCAGGGATGAGAGCAAGCAGTTCGATCTGCAGCAGGAGCTAAAAGAATATACCAATGTCCGTTATCTGATCGGTGATATCAGGGACAAGCAGAGACTGAGTTATGCGATGGAGGATGTGGATTATATTTTTCATGCTGCTGCTCTCAAACATGTGCCTGCCTGCGAATATAACCCTATGGAAGCAGTGAAAACAAATGTTATTGGTGTACAGAATCTAATTGAGGCGGCTATTGAGCATAATGTAGAGAAAGTAGTAGCCATCAGCACAGATAAAGTGGTAAATCCAACGAATACAATGGGTGCTACAAAGTTACTATCAGAACGTTTGATTTCAGCGGCCAACTTGTACAAAGGTAGCAAACGTACTGTCTTCTCATGTGTCCGCTTTGGGAATGTTATGGGCTCAAGGGGTTCTGTTATTCCGTTATTCCGGGATCAGATTGCTAAGGGAATCCCGGTGACTGTCACACATGCAGAGATGACTCGTTTTATGATGTCTATTCCTCAAGCCGCACAATTGGTCATAGATGCAGCGCACTATTCGCAAGGCGGAGAAGTGTTTGTGCTAAAAATGCCGATTCTTAAAATTACGGATTTGGCTCAATGCCTGGTTGATTCGTATGAAGAGGCGGTTGGTAAACCCTATCGTGGAGAAATCATTGAGACCGGGATCCGGCCGGGTGAGAAGCTATATGAAGAACTAATGTCGCTTGAGGAATCCGAAAGAGCGTTGGAGAATGGACAAATGTATATCATCCCTTCGTTATTTCACACAGCAGAGCAGGAATATGCAGGTTTTCAAAAGGCGATTCGTCAAGAATATTCTTCGATGACTGCACCACAGATTTTTCCGAAAGCTATTCGTGAGCTGATTGAACAGAATGGATTGGGTTTTACCATTGGTGCTGTATGA
- a CDS encoding motility associated factor glycosyltransferase family protein, translating into MTLSQLQLNHTILEQRFPHVITKIKKISDNELSTPLFNELFERDTAWLNAVEGVIGNGKILFVYGFERGLSIADLLELYPNHWLFVYEPDEQLFQKAVTEYDLSLLLGHPNLYWLSVGESQLNMMFHMLSSYMMEDLAFVALRKYLSDDMSTLREVKEKFKEYRQSFLVDKYTENRFRQEWTQNFLYHLSDVLYTLSIERLFHAFEGATAVIVSSGPSLQEDIEWLKKLRPHVLIISAGSSIQALIKHGIQPHLAVIMDGHPVNKKIFASSATREQPLLFTSSSYYEISDQNCAEKIHSIMKSDAVSQYFFGLSKKELFISPTETVAGTAIQAAACLGAKRIILAGQDLSFPNNKFYTDGIEHFAAETIDKKVQEAPKKVLNVKGTYNTTDESFSLMKEGLEKLIIALPRIEFVNSTRNGAVIEGAPFKLMEEIYKWLASESVDPDAIADLINKKNIAVDMNKVQDVRDKLRATLEDLSNVRSEIAAIHKLMNKLREFSRTKPAKAQSMVESIEQMWGLIANREWFSPIFESIMPIEIARFDQVLPFIVTEHQLTRKSDLIYEHLGKMLQDITAQIPILEEMLLESIQRVDRRSNSDALTQKSIN; encoded by the coding sequence ATGACCTTGTCTCAACTACAATTAAACCATACAATTTTAGAGCAACGTTTTCCTCATGTTATTACCAAAATAAAAAAAATATCGGATAATGAATTATCTACACCTTTGTTTAATGAACTCTTTGAAAGGGACACAGCTTGGCTTAATGCTGTTGAAGGGGTTATTGGAAACGGAAAAATCCTTTTTGTATATGGATTTGAGAGGGGCCTCAGCATTGCTGATCTCCTGGAATTGTATCCGAATCACTGGCTCTTTGTGTACGAGCCAGATGAGCAGCTTTTCCAGAAGGCAGTGACGGAGTATGATCTTAGTCTTTTGCTGGGGCACCCCAATTTGTACTGGCTATCTGTTGGTGAGTCACAGCTCAATATGATGTTTCATATGTTGAGTAGTTACATGATGGAGGATCTAGCATTCGTCGCACTACGTAAGTATCTATCAGATGATATGAGTACGCTACGTGAAGTAAAGGAAAAATTCAAGGAATACCGTCAGAGCTTTTTGGTAGATAAGTATACAGAGAATCGGTTTCGACAAGAATGGACTCAAAATTTTCTATACCATCTATCTGATGTACTATACACTCTTTCCATTGAGCGTCTTTTTCACGCTTTTGAGGGTGCTACGGCGGTGATTGTATCATCAGGCCCATCTTTACAGGAAGATATCGAATGGCTGAAAAAATTACGTCCTCATGTGCTGATTATTTCAGCAGGCTCCAGTATCCAGGCATTAATAAAGCATGGAATACAGCCTCACCTTGCTGTAATAATGGATGGTCATCCAGTCAATAAGAAAATCTTTGCTTCTTCTGCAACAAGGGAGCAGCCTTTATTGTTTACCTCCTCATCTTATTATGAAATCTCTGACCAGAACTGTGCGGAGAAAATTCATAGTATTATGAAAAGTGATGCTGTATCCCAATATTTCTTTGGACTCAGTAAAAAGGAACTCTTTATATCCCCTACAGAAACGGTTGCAGGAACGGCAATTCAAGCAGCAGCATGTCTAGGAGCTAAACGGATTATACTTGCAGGCCAGGATTTATCATTTCCTAATAACAAGTTTTACACAGATGGAATTGAACATTTTGCAGCCGAAACTATAGATAAGAAAGTGCAGGAAGCTCCTAAGAAAGTGCTGAATGTAAAAGGGACGTACAACACTACGGACGAGAGCTTCTCCCTGATGAAGGAGGGGCTCGAAAAGCTGATTATCGCACTTCCTAGGATTGAATTCGTCAATTCAACTCGAAATGGTGCAGTGATTGAGGGTGCTCCATTCAAACTGATGGAAGAGATATATAAATGGTTGGCTTCGGAATCTGTTGATCCTGATGCAATTGCCGATTTGATAAATAAAAAAAATATCGCTGTTGATATGAATAAGGTGCAGGATGTCAGAGACAAGCTGAGAGCGACACTTGAGGATCTTTCCAATGTACGCTCTGAGATTGCAGCAATTCACAAGCTTATGAATAAATTACGCGAATTTAGCCGTACTAAACCAGCAAAAGCTCAAAGCATGGTGGAGTCTATAGAGCAGATGTGGGGATTGATAGCCAACAGGGAGTGGTTCTCACCTATATTTGAGTCCATTATGCCTATCGAAATTGCGCGTTTTGATCAGGTGCTCCCTTTTATTGTGACAGAACATCAGTTGACGCGTAAGTCTGATCTAATTTATGAGCATCTGGGTAAGATGCTACAGGACATCACAGCACAAATCCCAATACTTGAAGAAATGCTATTGGAATCGATTCAACGTGTGGACAGAAGATCAAACAGCGATGCATTGACTCAAAAATCGATAAACTAA
- the fliS gene encoding flagellar export chaperone FliS, whose translation MIHTPYQKYRQTQAQTASKPKLLIMLYDGAIRFVRAGIEGIENKDNEKANNNLCKAQAIVHELISALNFEYPISHDLLRVYEYMLHELIEANVHKIAAPAQEVLEHLTDLRETWLEAMKMPGVVGSV comes from the coding sequence TTGATCCATACACCCTATCAGAAATACCGGCAGACTCAAGCACAAACTGCATCCAAGCCTAAACTGCTGATTATGCTGTACGATGGGGCTATTCGTTTCGTTCGTGCGGGGATTGAGGGGATAGAGAATAAGGATAACGAGAAAGCAAATAACAATTTGTGTAAAGCGCAAGCGATTGTGCACGAGTTGATATCTGCGTTGAATTTTGAGTATCCCATTTCTCATGACTTATTACGAGTGTATGAATATATGCTTCATGAACTGATCGAGGCTAATGTTCACAAGATAGCCGCTCCTGCACAAGAGGTGCTGGAACATTTGACTGATCTACGGGAAACTTGGTTGGAAGCCATGAAAATGCCTGGTGTAGTTGGTAGTGTGTGA